The following are from one region of the Paenibacillus sabinae T27 genome:
- a CDS encoding glycosyltransferase family 4 protein encodes MLIIYIAGFIVCMGLALCLTPLVKKFALAIGATDVPNARKVHTRIMPRLGGLGIFLAFVLGLLAISPFVPYEFSTRDVNFIKALLSGGGLIVLLGSLDDKFELSAKVKLLGQIVAACIVVFGFNITVDFVNIPFNNTYSSLESWIAIPLTIFWIVGVTNAVNLIDGLDGLAAGVSGIAIATVATMAFLMGNVMVAMICLLLLGSIVGFLFFNFHPAKIFMGDAGSLFLGFCLAMLALLGFKQIAVVSFITPLLIIGVPLSDTFFAIVRRKLQKKPIFAPDKGHLHHCLRELGFSHRQTVLIIYGIAGFFGILAVIQSSSALYEANWVTFVVICVMLFFLQIGAEIIGLVGQTKKPLLSFLSRVFLKVSAEKGSKS; translated from the coding sequence ATGTTAATCATATACATCGCCGGATTTATCGTATGCATGGGACTTGCACTATGCTTGACGCCGCTTGTCAAGAAATTCGCTCTTGCCATTGGCGCCACGGATGTGCCGAATGCCCGCAAAGTGCACACGAGAATTATGCCGCGCCTTGGAGGCCTGGGTATTTTTCTGGCGTTTGTGTTAGGACTGCTTGCCATATCGCCGTTTGTTCCTTACGAGTTCTCCACGCGGGATGTTAATTTCATCAAGGCGCTGCTTAGCGGCGGCGGTCTTATTGTGCTGCTTGGTAGTCTTGACGACAAGTTTGAGTTATCGGCCAAAGTGAAGCTGCTCGGTCAAATTGTCGCAGCCTGCATCGTCGTGTTTGGCTTTAATATTACCGTGGACTTTGTGAATATTCCTTTCAACAATACCTATTCTTCGCTTGAGAGCTGGATCGCTATTCCGCTTACGATCTTCTGGATTGTCGGCGTCACGAACGCCGTTAATTTGATCGACGGATTGGACGGGCTGGCCGCAGGCGTTTCGGGTATCGCTATTGCTACAGTTGCGACGATGGCCTTCTTGATGGGCAATGTGATGGTTGCCATGATCTGTCTGCTGCTTCTCGGCAGCATCGTGGGTTTTCTCTTCTTCAATTTCCATCCGGCCAAAATCTTTATGGGCGACGCAGGTTCTCTGTTCCTCGGTTTCTGCCTGGCCATGCTGGCACTGCTCGGATTCAAACAGATCGCCGTCGTTTCCTTTATTACGCCGCTGCTTATTATTGGTGTGCCGCTGTCGGACACGTTCTTCGCGATCGTACGCCGCAAGCTGCAGAAGAAACCGATCTTTGCACCGGACAAGGGCCATCTGCATCATTGCCTTCGCGAGCTGGGTTTCAGTCACCGTCAGACGGTGCTTATCATTTACGGCATTGCCGGCTTCTTCGGAATCCTGGCTGTTATCCAGTCCTCATCCGCTTTGTATGAAGCGAACTGGGTTACATTCGTAGTCATCTGTGTGATGCTCTTCTTCCTGCAGATCGGCGCCGAGATTATCGGTTTGGTTGGACAAACCAAGAAGCCGCTGCTGAGTTTCCTTTCCCGGGTATTTTTGAAAGTAAGCGCGGAGAAAGGCTCAAAATCCTGA
- a CDS encoding DNA-directed RNA polymerase subunit beta, producing MSRLKEDRLKQEQQTEENAPIRRKRSKWTIIQWFLIPLLLVLSLGGGLTAGYVVLGHKEWSDVFQWSTWKHVYDLVFAP from the coding sequence ATGAGCCGTCTGAAAGAAGATCGTTTGAAACAAGAACAGCAGACCGAAGAGAATGCGCCGATCAGGCGCAAACGATCGAAATGGACAATCATTCAATGGTTTCTGATTCCTTTGCTGCTGGTGCTATCCCTGGGCGGCGGTCTGACAGCTGGTTACGTCGTCCTCGGCCATAAGGAATGGAGTGATGTGTTCCAATGGAGCACCTGGAAGCATGTATACGATCTGGTGTTTGCTCCGTAA
- a CDS encoding WecB/TagA/CpsF family glycosyltransferase — protein sequence MDMKETLSYLIEAIQSRAPHQVITANPIMVMAALDNPAYKEIMVSAELVVPDGTGVVWAAERGGNPVKERVPGYDLLHELMKEGEHYHWRVYLLGSTPEVIRETASRLQMQYPGVTIAGFRDGFFGPAEDDEVVATIVEAKPDLLFVARGADTQEPWIAKHKSRLGIPVMMGVGGSFDVISGKTKRAPLAFQKLRLEWFYRLLKEPTRYKRMLALPKFAVKVMREKDSVT from the coding sequence ATGGATATGAAGGAAACCCTCTCCTATTTAATTGAAGCCATTCAGTCCAGGGCGCCGCACCAGGTGATCACGGCGAACCCGATCATGGTTATGGCCGCCTTGGACAATCCGGCTTATAAGGAGATCATGGTATCCGCGGAACTGGTAGTTCCCGACGGCACAGGAGTGGTGTGGGCGGCCGAACGCGGCGGCAATCCCGTCAAGGAAAGGGTGCCCGGTTACGATTTGCTACATGAATTGATGAAAGAGGGAGAACACTATCACTGGAGAGTCTATCTGCTTGGATCGACCCCCGAAGTGATTCGCGAGACGGCAAGCAGGTTACAAATGCAATATCCCGGAGTGACCATCGCCGGTTTTCGCGACGGATTTTTCGGTCCGGCGGAGGATGATGAAGTCGTCGCGACGATCGTAGAGGCGAAACCGGATCTTTTGTTTGTCGCGCGGGGCGCCGATACTCAGGAGCCCTGGATCGCGAAGCATAAATCGCGGCTGGGCATTCCGGTCATGATGGGGGTCGGCGGAAGCTTTGACGTCATTTCCGGCAAAACGAAACGGGCGCCTCTGGCATTCCAAAAACTTCGTCTGGAGTGGTTTTACCGCCTTCTCAAAGAACCGACCCGTTACAAAAGAATGCTTGCGCTGCCGAAATTCGCAGTAAAAGTGATGCGGGAAAAAGATAGCGTCACATAA
- a CDS encoding phospho-sugar mutase, with amino-acid sequence MTQLSPKAAETLERWLQDPSIDETTKQELRALENDPQELEERFYRDLEFGTGGLRGVIGAGSNRMNRYTIARATQGFANFILEQHKGEGRPSVVIAHDSRRFSPEFALETALVLAGNGIEAYLYPSLRSTPQLSFSVRHLEATGGVVITASHNPPEYNGYKVYNAQGGQLVPDEAEKVISYIFQIDSFNAVKRAVKEEAEAAGLLHWLGEKEDEAYTDTVAAVSVGKSDIAGGLGSKFKIVYTPLHGTGNLPVRSVLKKIGFTDVVIVPEQEQPDSEFSTVKSPNPEEREAFTLAIKLGEELGADLLIGTDPDADRMGAVVRDPEGKFVVLSGNQSGALMIHYYLSRLQELGKLPSNGAVVKTIVTSEMGAAVASHYGATVFNTLTGFKYIGEKMTQFETSGEYTYLFGYEESYGYLAGNYARDKDAILASMLIAEAGAYYKAQGKTLYDVLQELYEQFGYFLESLESRTLKGKDGVAQIQGIMSDWRQNPPREIAGIGVNEVQDYSLGLNGLPKENVLKYLLADGSWFCLRPSGTEPKIKVYFAVRGESLEDAKSKVAALTGEVMGRVDGLSK; translated from the coding sequence ATGACCCAATTGAGTCCAAAAGCTGCAGAAACCCTGGAACGCTGGCTGCAAGATCCATCGATTGACGAGACCACCAAGCAGGAGCTTCGGGCGCTGGAAAATGATCCGCAGGAACTGGAAGAACGTTTCTACCGGGATTTGGAATTCGGAACAGGCGGCTTGCGCGGCGTGATCGGCGCAGGAAGCAACCGGATGAACCGCTATACGATAGCAAGAGCAACTCAAGGTTTCGCCAATTTTATATTGGAGCAGCATAAAGGCGAGGGCCGTCCATCTGTAGTTATTGCTCATGACTCCCGCCGCTTCTCCCCAGAGTTCGCGCTGGAAACCGCGCTGGTTCTGGCAGGCAACGGAATCGAAGCTTATTTGTATCCTTCTCTTCGTTCCACACCGCAGCTGTCCTTCAGCGTGCGCCATCTGGAAGCTACAGGCGGGGTCGTCATTACGGCGAGTCATAATCCTCCGGAATACAACGGGTATAAAGTATATAATGCTCAAGGTGGTCAGCTTGTACCGGATGAAGCCGAGAAGGTGATATCCTACATATTCCAGATCGATTCCTTTAACGCCGTGAAGCGCGCCGTGAAGGAAGAGGCTGAAGCTGCCGGACTTCTTCATTGGCTGGGCGAGAAGGAAGACGAAGCCTACACCGATACCGTTGCGGCGGTCAGTGTTGGCAAGTCGGACATTGCCGGCGGTCTCGGAAGCAAATTCAAAATCGTATATACGCCGCTGCATGGAACGGGCAATCTTCCGGTGCGCAGTGTACTGAAGAAGATTGGCTTTACCGACGTGGTTATAGTGCCGGAGCAGGAACAGCCGGATTCCGAATTCTCCACGGTGAAATCGCCTAACCCGGAGGAGCGGGAAGCCTTTACGCTGGCGATCAAGCTGGGCGAGGAGCTTGGGGCCGACCTGCTTATCGGAACTGACCCGGACGCGGACCGGATGGGCGCCGTCGTGCGCGACCCGGAAGGGAAATTCGTTGTTCTGTCCGGCAACCAGTCCGGCGCGCTGATGATCCACTACTATTTGAGCCGGCTGCAAGAGCTGGGCAAGCTGCCTAGCAATGGCGCGGTAGTCAAGACGATCGTAACGAGCGAAATGGGCGCCGCGGTTGCCAGTCATTATGGGGCAACGGTGTTTAACACGCTGACGGGCTTCAAGTACATCGGTGAAAAAATGACGCAGTTTGAAACGTCGGGCGAATACACATATCTGTTCGGATATGAGGAAAGCTATGGATATCTTGCAGGCAACTATGCCCGCGATAAGGATGCAATTCTGGCCTCCATGCTGATCGCGGAAGCGGGAGCCTACTACAAAGCGCAAGGGAAGACCCTTTACGACGTGCTGCAGGAGCTCTATGAGCAGTTCGGCTATTTTCTCGAAAGCCTGGAATCCCGCACGCTCAAGGGCAAGGACGGGGTCGCCCAAATCCAGGGCATCATGAGCGATTGGCGGCAGAACCCGCCTAGAGAGATCGCGGGTATTGGCGTAAACGAGGTGCAGGATTACTCTCTCGGGCTGAATGGACTTCCGAAGGAGAATGTGCTGAAATATCTGCTTGCCGACGGCTCCTGGTTCTGCCTGCGGCCTTCAGGCACTGAGCCCAAGATTAAAGTATACTTCGCCGTGCGCGGCGAGTCGCTTGAGGATGCCAAATCGAAGGTTGCCGCTCTCACCGGGGAAGTCATGGGACGAGTAGACGGCTTGAGTAAATAA
- the csaB gene encoding polysaccharide pyruvyl transferase CsaB: MAAPAQKIVLSGYYGFRNSGDEAVLQSILIALKRQSEAAGISIEPVVLSIDPEWTSATYGVEAVHRMKLAEVRRAIGESSGLISGGGSLLQDVTSGKSIPYYLGVIKLAQWMGKPTFIYAQGIGPVERKLFHPMIKSVFRKCAYVSVRDEQSRKLLVSMGLRQTDVQVVPDPVMGLTLPEEMAPGRAIKGQPVADSGGDTGLERPDLPIIGVSVRYWEKDQRELDAIAEGLRQVCRTLPVHLRFLPFHLPSDTEASKYCMDKLGDIADNGSAVSLSEEADHPQTMLREVGACSVLLGMRLHSLIYAAGRRVPLVGISYDPKIDHFLSRIDSRPVGTTASLDSEILAGEIVTLLKDGAAWREQRETRIDALIHEAEAPARRIVEYLSHKG; this comes from the coding sequence ATGGCTGCCCCAGCTCAAAAAATAGTGCTCTCCGGTTACTACGGCTTCCGCAACAGCGGAGATGAAGCGGTGCTTCAATCGATCCTGATCGCTTTGAAGCGTCAATCCGAAGCGGCGGGGATATCGATTGAACCGGTTGTATTGTCCATCGATCCGGAATGGACTTCCGCCACTTACGGCGTCGAGGCGGTGCACCGCATGAAGCTGGCAGAGGTTCGCCGGGCTATAGGTGAAAGCTCGGGTCTGATCAGCGGCGGAGGAAGCCTGCTGCAGGATGTGACCAGCGGTAAATCGATTCCGTATTATCTCGGCGTTATCAAGCTCGCCCAATGGATGGGCAAACCGACCTTCATCTATGCCCAGGGAATCGGGCCGGTCGAGCGGAAGTTGTTCCATCCAATGATCAAATCGGTATTCCGCAAATGCGCCTACGTGTCCGTGCGTGACGAACAATCCAGGAAACTGCTAGTGTCCATGGGCCTTCGGCAGACCGATGTGCAGGTGGTGCCCGATCCCGTCATGGGTCTGACGCTGCCGGAAGAAATGGCTCCCGGACGCGCAATTAAGGGACAGCCTGTGGCGGATTCCGGCGGCGATACCGGCTTGGAGAGACCGGATCTCCCGATCATCGGTGTCTCCGTCCGTTACTGGGAGAAGGACCAGCGGGAGCTGGATGCCATCGCGGAAGGTTTGCGGCAGGTCTGCCGCACCCTTCCGGTGCATCTGCGGTTTCTGCCGTTCCATCTTCCTTCCGATACGGAGGCGTCGAAATACTGTATGGACAAGCTTGGCGATATCGCTGATAACGGCAGCGCCGTCAGCCTAAGCGAAGAAGCCGACCATCCGCAGACCATGCTGCGCGAAGTCGGGGCATGCAGCGTGCTGCTTGGCATGCGGCTGCACAGCCTCATTTATGCCGCCGGACGGCGCGTGCCGCTGGTCGGGATATCGTACGATCCCAAGATCGATCATTTTTTAAGCCGGATCGACAGCCGTCCCGTCGGCACAACGGCTTCCTTGGACAGTGAAATCCTCGCCGGTGAGATTGTTACGCTTCTGAAGGACGGCGCGGCTTGGCGGGAACAGCGGGAGACGCGGATTGACGCTTTAATCCATGAGGCGGAAGCTCCCGCCCGGCGAATTGTTGAATATCTAAGCCATAAAGGGTGA
- a CDS encoding flagellar hook-basal body protein, producing MNNSTIGAAVSMGALQQRLDLIADNIANVNTAGYKSKEGNFEDVLTRVQQQSKEYELAGRTMPLGFDLGFGMRIPRITMSWEQGALKETGNPSDLALQGNGLFAVQVDGETTYTRQGDFHFTPDNTNPANMMLVDNTGNPVLNTQGNPLTVQAGTSVAFDEAGNVWMKRNENDPPALAGRLMLVEPKNSEVLQAVDGGRFVLAGGVTAGQAFVQRRPGEQAGVAVRSGWIEQSNVDLNKEMTEMLQIQRTYQLAAKALSSGDQMLGLANNMRG from the coding sequence ATGAACAATTCCACGATTGGCGCGGCCGTCTCCATGGGCGCCCTTCAGCAGCGGCTCGATCTTATCGCCGATAATATCGCCAACGTCAATACGGCAGGCTATAAGAGCAAGGAAGGTAATTTTGAAGATGTGCTGACCCGGGTTCAGCAGCAGTCGAAGGAGTACGAGCTGGCGGGACGTACCATGCCGCTCGGCTTTGATCTCGGCTTCGGGATGCGGATACCCCGGATCACCATGAGCTGGGAGCAGGGAGCGCTGAAGGAAACCGGCAATCCCAGCGACTTGGCGCTTCAAGGAAACGGCTTGTTCGCCGTTCAAGTGGACGGCGAAACGACGTATACCCGTCAGGGGGATTTCCATTTTACGCCCGATAATACCAATCCGGCCAATATGATGCTGGTGGACAATACGGGCAATCCGGTGCTGAACACCCAGGGGAATCCGCTAACGGTTCAAGCGGGGACAAGCGTGGCCTTTGACGAGGCAGGCAATGTATGGATGAAGCGTAACGAGAACGATCCGCCGGCTTTAGCAGGTCGTCTGATGCTGGTCGAACCAAAGAATAGCGAGGTATTGCAAGCGGTGGACGGAGGAAGGTTTGTCCTTGCGGGCGGCGTGACGGCGGGACAAGCTTTCGTGCAACGAAGACCCGGTGAGCAGGCTGGAGTGGCCGTTCGGTCGGGCTGGATTGAACAGTCCAATGTGGATCTGAACAAAGAAATGACGGAAATGCTGCAGATTCAGCGCACGTATCAGCTTGCCGCCAAAGCCCTTTCCTCCGGAGACCAAATGCTTGGTCTGGCAAATAATATGCGCGGGTAG
- a CDS encoding DUF5693 family protein — protein MQHKWQRWNLNSRKWLWIVVVIGLIGALPVVYDRLQTEKSSKTVEIVFDYRDLVDAASYRANPQDYISRQLDRLKEAGVQSMAVYESTLEDYRKARRVMYWGAQDIANLTDGVIPENENYTYVLFTSKDNADALAPTIRDTFDNLGTPVKDWNFRGQPGLIIETPVEDALLKPMAPDESTLITLHDKGFHIVPRLVDSLPYNEEAMNRLIERFKSLGVKRILFEGDSVKGFNDNEDKQSIASFAELLKQNGIGIATIENLKEQQKGFNKLAYLLDYNVTRLYSLSENDSTLKPDVIADRFALATKDRNIRMLYLNTAPTRNTAKAQIEDSVDNLVTSLSEQGGAIDKIEANGFTLGQATAFEVVDSPFQRYFKLVAVIGAVAMVSLMISYFIPWLTLLAWAFGLVGSAGLLLVKPVLFEQALALAVAISAPTVATVLAVRKINRSGPQLAVQGSTTVREGHSGAVHGIMNPQRRLVQSLVLYVKTAVISLSAVPFVIALLNNITYSLVLNQFRGVSLLHIAPIGLVAIYVLLYRGEFALNKTGKLLRTPVTLAMVIAAGVLGIIGLYYLSRTGNSGTASSYELAFRNFMENSFGVRPRSKEFLLAHPVFILGSFLALKYRNAAYLMIVAVIGQLSMVDTFAHIHSPVLISLVRGLLGLGLGLIIGVIAVIVWQIAEGCLKRWLPQLKK, from the coding sequence GTGCAGCACAAATGGCAGCGTTGGAACCTGAATTCCCGGAAATGGCTGTGGATCGTGGTTGTAATTGGCCTGATTGGAGCTTTGCCGGTGGTCTATGACCGTTTACAGACTGAGAAATCATCCAAGACGGTGGAAATTGTATTCGATTATCGGGATCTCGTGGACGCCGCGAGCTACCGTGCGAACCCGCAGGACTACATATCCCGGCAGTTGGACCGGCTTAAAGAAGCCGGCGTACAGAGCATGGCTGTATATGAAAGCACACTTGAGGATTACCGCAAAGCCCGTCGTGTCATGTATTGGGGTGCGCAGGATATCGCCAACTTGACGGATGGCGTCATTCCGGAGAACGAGAATTATACGTATGTGCTTTTTACAAGCAAAGACAATGCCGATGCGCTTGCGCCGACGATTCGGGATACGTTTGACAATCTTGGAACTCCGGTGAAGGATTGGAATTTTCGCGGCCAGCCGGGCCTGATTATTGAAACGCCGGTCGAGGATGCGCTGTTAAAACCGATGGCGCCGGACGAGTCAACGCTCATAACTCTGCATGATAAGGGATTCCATATCGTTCCCCGACTTGTGGACTCCCTTCCTTATAATGAAGAAGCGATGAATCGCCTGATTGAACGGTTTAAAAGCCTTGGAGTCAAGAGAATCCTGTTCGAAGGCGATTCGGTCAAAGGGTTTAATGACAATGAGGACAAGCAGAGCATTGCTTCCTTTGCGGAGCTGTTGAAACAGAATGGCATCGGCATAGCGACCATCGAGAATCTTAAAGAGCAGCAAAAAGGGTTCAACAAGCTTGCCTATTTGCTCGATTACAATGTGACCCGGTTGTATTCACTGAGCGAGAACGATTCGACGCTGAAGCCGGATGTTATCGCCGACCGTTTTGCGCTCGCGACCAAGGACCGCAATATCCGCATGCTGTACTTGAACACCGCCCCTACAAGAAATACCGCCAAGGCGCAGATTGAAGATTCGGTGGACAATTTGGTGACCAGTCTGAGCGAGCAGGGTGGAGCGATCGACAAGATCGAGGCCAACGGTTTTACGCTGGGACAAGCTACCGCTTTCGAGGTTGTGGACTCGCCGTTCCAACGTTATTTCAAGCTGGTCGCTGTTATTGGAGCCGTAGCGATGGTGTCGCTGATGATCTCTTATTTCATCCCGTGGCTGACGCTTTTGGCCTGGGCATTCGGATTGGTCGGAAGCGCGGGGCTGCTGCTTGTGAAACCTGTGCTGTTTGAACAAGCGCTCGCTCTTGCGGTTGCCATCAGCGCTCCGACCGTTGCGACGGTGCTGGCCGTTCGCAAAATCAACCGATCCGGTCCCCAGTTGGCCGTTCAGGGATCGACAACGGTGCGGGAAGGACATTCCGGGGCCGTGCACGGAATCATGAATCCGCAGCGGCGCTTGGTTCAAAGCCTTGTATTATACGTAAAGACAGCCGTAATCTCACTCAGTGCGGTTCCTTTCGTTATCGCCCTGCTGAATAATATTACTTACAGCCTGGTGCTGAACCAGTTCAGGGGAGTCAGTCTGCTGCATATCGCTCCGATCGGGCTTGTGGCCATTTATGTGCTCTTGTACCGGGGCGAGTTCGCCCTGAATAAAACGGGCAAGCTGTTAAGAACGCCGGTCACGCTGGCGATGGTTATTGCCGCTGGGGTGCTCGGGATAATAGGCTTGTATTATTTGAGCCGTACCGGGAACAGCGGAACCGCCAGTTCCTACGAGCTGGCCTTCCGGAACTTTATGGAAAATAGCTTCGGCGTGAGACCGCGCAGCAAGGAGTTTTTGCTCGCCCATCCTGTGTTTATTCTTGGCTCTTTTCTGGCCCTTAAATACCGGAACGCCGCTTATCTAATGATTGTTGCCGTAATCGGTCAGCTCTCCATGGTGGATACGTTCGCGCATATTCATTCGCCTGTTCTGATTTCGCTTGTCCGCGGTCTGCTTGGACTAGGCCTGGGGCTTATCATTGGCGTGATCGCGGTAATCGTATGGCAAATTGCGGAAGGATGTTTGAAACGATGGCTGCCCCAGCTCAAAAAATAG
- the fabZ gene encoding 3-hydroxyacyl-ACP dehydratase FabZ, with product MLDVNQIQEIIPHRPPFLLVDKIIEIEMGKRAVGIKNVTVNEPFFTGHFPGYPVMPGVLITEALAQVGAVAILGVEANRGKIGFLAGLDGFRFRGQVVPGDTLKLEVEITRLKGSIGKGKAVAKVEDKVVAEGEIMFALN from the coding sequence ATGTTGGATGTCAATCAAATTCAGGAAATTATCCCCCATCGTCCCCCTTTTCTGCTGGTGGACAAAATCATCGAAATTGAAATGGGGAAACGGGCTGTAGGCATTAAGAATGTCACGGTGAATGAGCCCTTTTTTACAGGGCACTTTCCAGGCTACCCCGTTATGCCCGGCGTGCTGATTACGGAGGCTCTCGCGCAGGTTGGGGCAGTAGCGATCCTGGGCGTGGAAGCCAACCGCGGCAAAATCGGCTTTTTGGCGGGTCTGGACGGTTTCCGTTTCCGCGGACAGGTAGTGCCGGGGGATACCCTGAAGCTCGAAGTGGAAATTACGCGTCTTAAAGGAAGTATCGGCAAAGGGAAAGCAGTTGCCAAAGTGGAAGACAAAGTTGTGGCCGAAGGCGAAATTATGTTTGCGCTGAATTAA
- a CDS encoding flagellar hook-basal body protein translates to MIRGLYTAAAGMVTQQRRHDTATQNIANLNTTGYKQVESVSHSFPEVLISSMERGTMKPIGRMNTGVFAEQSISKYLQGDLIESGKTTDFALSADLRLTDPATGGNIVFDGSGKYISNQGETIYQPQAFFTVQDNDGNTFFTRNGSFNVSPAGELLSSGGYKVLGTNGQPVILSGTEGDLKVDGEGNLLDASTGAPSGARLGISIVTRPQELVRDGNGVFHVDDAAAAGVRYANAGDNMQVRQGYIEGSNVDATQAAVDLNAAFRAYEANQKVIQFYDSSLQKAVNDVGRV, encoded by the coding sequence ATGATAAGAGGGTTATATACGGCGGCGGCCGGCATGGTGACACAGCAGCGCAGACACGATACGGCTACGCAAAATATAGCCAATCTGAATACGACGGGGTACAAGCAGGTCGAAAGCGTCAGCCATTCCTTCCCGGAAGTGCTGATCTCCTCTATGGAGCGCGGAACGATGAAGCCGATCGGCAGAATGAACACGGGCGTGTTCGCCGAGCAGTCCATATCCAAGTATCTGCAAGGCGATTTGATTGAGAGCGGCAAGACCACGGATTTTGCGCTGTCTGCCGATCTGCGTCTGACCGATCCGGCCACGGGAGGGAATATCGTTTTTGACGGCTCCGGCAAATATATCAGCAATCAAGGCGAAACGATTTACCAGCCGCAGGCTTTTTTTACGGTTCAAGATAACGATGGAAACACGTTCTTTACGCGAAACGGCAGCTTTAACGTAAGTCCGGCGGGTGAACTGCTGAGTTCCGGTGGGTACAAGGTGCTTGGTACGAATGGTCAACCGGTGATACTGAGTGGTACGGAGGGCGACCTGAAGGTGGACGGGGAAGGCAATCTTCTTGATGCCTCGACCGGCGCTCCATCCGGCGCTCGCCTCGGAATCAGTATCGTTACCAGGCCGCAGGAACTGGTGCGTGACGGAAATGGTGTCTTTCACGTCGACGATGCTGCAGCTGCGGGAGTGCGTTATGCGAATGCGGGAGATAATATGCAGGTCCGCCAAGGATACATTGAAGGCTCCAATGTTGATGCAACACAGGCAGCTGTGGATCTGAACGCGGCTTTCCGGGCATACGAAGCGAACCAGAAGGTTATCCAGTTCTACGACAGCAGCCTGCAAAAGGCCGTCAACGATGTCGGCAGAGTATAG